Proteins from one Pontibacter korlensis genomic window:
- a CDS encoding PepSY-associated TM helix domain-containing protein, protein MKKRTKRTFSIHHWCGLIAGMFILVISLSGVILVFDDDIDEVMFASHSELATPAQALQIDKSIGWVRAENPGWDIRVPSLPATPSEAVLYELRQGQLRRWLFVHPETGEKLSTVGQAHNRLTYVVLNLHYNLLSGTPGKIAVLLIGIALLFLTITGFMLYRKSILKVITFRQKISLISRRSMYSSLHRIVGVWALVFNMLMCVTGLSLAITVVNSALKGGTQEIAVPEITASVDAALTEAKASYPDFNITYLRFPVNDEGKIQLLGHLESDPSYYGKFYSKMQADYKTGELGEPFFVGDQPWLDRFLTSLHPIHFGDFAGLFVKLLYAFFGLMPAILSISGFVIWYYRQLPTQEPKSVQKKMVKAVR, encoded by the coding sequence TTGAAGAAGCGAACTAAACGCACATTTTCCATTCACCATTGGTGTGGGCTGATAGCCGGGATGTTCATCCTGGTTATCAGCCTTTCTGGCGTTATACTAGTTTTCGACGACGATATAGACGAGGTGATGTTCGCCAGTCATTCCGAGTTGGCTACACCTGCTCAGGCGCTTCAAATAGATAAGTCCATAGGTTGGGTAAGAGCCGAGAACCCTGGCTGGGACATACGAGTACCTTCACTACCAGCCACACCGAGTGAAGCAGTGTTGTACGAGCTACGGCAGGGGCAATTACGCAGGTGGTTGTTTGTACACCCCGAAACTGGTGAAAAGCTCTCAACAGTTGGCCAGGCTCACAACCGGCTCACCTACGTTGTCCTGAACCTGCACTATAACCTGCTCTCAGGCACACCTGGTAAAATAGCCGTGCTGCTGATAGGTATAGCCCTTCTCTTTCTTACCATTACCGGATTTATGCTCTACCGTAAGTCTATACTAAAGGTGATCACTTTCCGGCAGAAGATTTCGCTTATAAGCCGCCGCAGCATGTACTCTAGCCTGCATCGTATAGTTGGTGTATGGGCATTGGTATTTAATATGCTGATGTGCGTAACGGGCTTGTCGCTGGCTATAACTGTGGTAAACAGCGCACTTAAAGGCGGAACACAGGAAATAGCAGTACCAGAAATTACAGCCTCGGTGGATGCTGCCCTGACAGAAGCTAAAGCCTCCTATCCTGATTTTAACATCACCTATCTTCGTTTTCCGGTAAATGATGAGGGAAAGATTCAACTGCTTGGCCACCTGGAGTCGGACCCATCCTACTACGGCAAGTTTTACAGCAAAATGCAGGCAGACTATAAAACTGGTGAGTTGGGCGAGCCTTTTTTTGTAGGTGACCAACCTTGGCTGGACCGCTTCCTGACATCATTGCATCCTATCCACTTCGGTGATTTTGCAGGTTTGTTTGTGAAGTTGCTATATGCCTTCTTCGGTTTGATGCCTGCCATACTTTCTATTTCCGGCTTTGTGATCTGGTACTATCGGCAGCTACCAACACAGGAGCCAAAGTCTGTACAGAAGAAGATGGTGAAGGCAGTACGTTAA